The genomic window GTAACGGAATTTAAATCTGGGCAGATACCTGCAAACCCTGATCTGACGGTAACACAAGGCGTGACTAAGCTGCTGTTCCCTTCCGCCGATGCGACCAAATTAGTAGGTGTGGGGCCCGATACACTGAGCATTCATAGTCTTCGCCCTTATGAAGGGTGGGATGAATTTAGTCACAGAATTGATCAGGCATTCCAATTTTATTTAGAAGTTGCTAAACCTGTTGGTGTAACCCGTATTGCTATTCGCTACATAAATCAAATAGCTATTTCAGTTGATGAGGCAGTTGAGCTTAGTGAATATTTCAGTGTATATCCTCAGCTGCCCGATGGTGTTCCAAGCAAAATATCAGGATTTGTGACGCGAACTGAATCAATTTATGAAGATATTCCAATTAGGCTAGCGATAACGTTGTCGGATGCCGGAGCGCCATCTGGAGAAGTTGTATTTATACTTGATTTGGAAGTTTCTCAAACCTGGATAGAAAAGTCTCTATCCCTTAAAGAAGTGCTTTCTAATTTACATGAATTAAAGAGCAGAGAAGGACAAGTCTTTGAAAGTTTGATTACTGATCGCACAAGGGAGTTATTCGATGTCAAGTAAAGCCGCCTATTATACAAAGGACGAACGCCGCAATTTAGAAATAACAGCGCTATCTCAGATACATAGCAAATTAACCCAACTTCCGCTTTCTCAATCAGCAGAAGCCTTACAAAGTTCATCAGTTGGGCAAAACGCCAATCTTATTATTCTTGAGACAGACAGAACATCAACCGTGGGGAGTTGGAAATATCAGTCTAAGATAGTTGCCTCTTCAGTTCAAAGGGTCAAAGCTATTTTTGAGCAATCTGATAATTATGCAGTCCTGGAACTTTCAAGCTGGAACTATTCACCAACTTACAAAACTCACACAAGAATTGCTGAACTAGGAGCCGACAATGAAACTTATAAATACGCCATAGAATGGTTGAAGCAACTACGCACAGTTGTTGCTGCTAACCAAATGTGGTGGGGTGAACCATTGGTAAATCTGAGCTTTGACTCAGAAATAGTTTTTGAGTGGTGGCACGAAACCAAAAAGTTAACTGTTTATATTCTAGGAAATACCGCAGAGTACATCAAAGTTTGGGGGACTGACATTGACAATGAAATGGAAGACGGCACGTCTTCATCACCTGCTGAACTTACGGCTCTCTGGAAATGGCTAGTTTCATAGAGGTTTGCAGTGAGCGATGTGGTTACAGATGATGAGCTATTGTATCGGTGCATTTTCCGTGGATTAGACAAATATTACCGCATTGGAGAGTTTGGATTAGAACTTACCTCGCAAGCATTTACAGATAGAAATCAAGCTCCTTCTGTTGATAGAGCAAAGCTTTGTGGTTATGACCCGCAATGCACACAGAAAAACCAAGATGATGGTGTCGTGAGTCTAATTACTGGCGAAGTTCGGATGATAAATGTTTCTCAAAATGATCAAAAAGGAAAACCTCTTTTTGATTACAAGATTGATGTTTGCCCAAGGGCAACTGATGACAATCCATCTCACGCACAAATTGAGCCATCTCCTGATTACACCAACAGAAATGTTTTTAGGAAAGTCGCAGAAAAGCTGGCACGGCTTGCAACTGAGAGAATTAAGAAACAGGATTGGGAGATTAAGCCACAGGAATTACGAACTTAGGCGATGACGTATCACCTCAGCGTGCCTAAATACGGTAATTAAAAACTGTATCACTTTCAAAGAAGCATAATGCCTTAAAATAAAATGTTGTGAACGATAGGTTATTTCTAATGAGTAGCATTTGAGTAGCGCGATTGCAATGCGTGACCAGCCCAATTCTATAAGTGCGATCGCTAAAAATTCATCTTAACTGGGAACTTGGAACAGTCATCCCAAAAGAGTTTGTAATAGCAACCAAACATTTAAACCTACGATCACAATAGCAACTAACCAGGCTAAAGATTTTAACCACAAGGGATTCACAAACTCACCCATCAAGCGGCGATTACTTGTAAATATCACCAATGGAATCACTGCAAACGGTAACTGTAAGCTGAGAATAACTTGACTGAGAACTATGAGCCTACTTGTACTCTTTTCACCAAAAAGAACGATTGTAATTAACGCTGGAATGATAGCAAGCAAACGGGTTATTAAACGGCGTAACCAAGAGGGAAAGCGAAATTGCAAAAAGCCTTCCATAACAATTTGTCCTGCTAGAGTTGCAGTCAACGTTGAACTTTGTCCAGAAGCAAGTAAAGCGATGCCAAAAATAGCACTGGCAGCACTAACTCCTAATAATGGTGAAAGTAATTTATAAGCATCTTGAATTTCTGCCACATTCCGATTACCAGAAAAATGAAATGTTGCAGCAGACACAATTAAAATCGCTGAGTTGATAAACAGTGCTAATGACAAAGCAAAAGTTGAATCAATTGTGCCAAACTTAATTGCTTCCCATCTTTTTTCAGTATTAGGTTGCCAATCACGGGTTTGCACAATTGAGGAGTGTAAATATAAATTGTGAGGCATTACTGTTGCCCCTAAAATGCCGATAGCAATGTAGAGCATTTCTGGATTCTGTAAAATCTCTCTCTTGGGCAGATATCCCAACAAAATTCCCCCCAGATCAGGGCGGGAAAACAGAATTTCTGCTATAAAACAGATGCCTACTGTTGCTACTAGCATTATTACCAGGGCTTCTGTATAGCGAAAGCCTTTATGTTGCAGAAATAGCAATACCAAGACATCCAGCGCTGTGATGCAAACACCCCATATCAAGGGAATACCGAATAAAAGTTGCAGTGCGATCGCACTTCCCAATAGTTCTGCTAAGTCACAAGCGGCGATCGCAATCTCACACAGTACCCACAAACAAAAGCTTACCCTTCGACTGAAATAGTCTCGACAAGCCTGTGCCAAATCTCGCCCCGTAGCAACTCCCAAACGTA from Nostoc sp. UHCC 0926 includes these protein-coding regions:
- a CDS encoding TIGR04255 family protein, which codes for MTRRQYRNPPIAEAVCEFRFAPGQAWNLTVPGLFYEKIRDLYTGEPQQQNLIVTEFKSGQIPANPDLTVTQGVTKLLFPSADATKLVGVGPDTLSIHSLRPYEGWDEFSHRIDQAFQFYLEVAKPVGVTRIAIRYINQIAISVDEAVELSEYFSVYPQLPDGVPSKISGFVTRTESIYEDIPIRLAITLSDAGAPSGEVVFILDLEVSQTWIEKSLSLKEVLSNLHELKSREGQVFESLITDRTRELFDVK
- a CDS encoding Nramp family divalent metal transporter, with the translated sequence MTPPENKPSLPEVHRSIRVPNSSGFWRKMFAYAGPGYLVSVGYIDPGNWATDIAGGSKFGYTLLTVILLSNLMAILLQSLCVRLGVATGRDLAQACRDYFSRRVSFCLWVLCEIAIAACDLAELLGSAIALQLLFGIPLIWGVCITALDVLVLLFLQHKGFRYTEALVIMLVATVGICFIAEILFSRPDLGGILLGYLPKREILQNPEMLYIAIGILGATVMPHNLYLHSSIVQTRDWQPNTEKRWEAIKFGTIDSTFALSLALFINSAILIVSAATFHFSGNRNVAEIQDAYKLLSPLLGVSAASAIFGIALLASGQSSTLTATLAGQIVMEGFLQFRFPSWLRRLITRLLAIIPALITIVLFGEKSTSRLIVLSQVILSLQLPFAVIPLVIFTSNRRLMGEFVNPLWLKSLAWLVAIVIVGLNVWLLLQTLLG